One genomic region from Natrinema caseinilyticum encodes:
- a CDS encoding ABC transporter substrate-binding protein yields MPDHASRRSFLKAAGSTTVIATAASSLSGCLGGGGDGGGPLRYGRSSHSDTLDPQNTTSGEVAKVTNQIYDGLIDFEPGEAVITESLATDWTMDGETVTIQLREDAQFDDGTDFTADDFVATYRRFVDEEYEYYFEEASAYGPFTLGNWIDSVEADGDYTLNITLTQQYAPFLRNLAMFAAVVLPKDGIEGGFDFNADANGTGPFQLEELDNSNGRILLTPNDNYWGDGPNVDELLFLERGENSTRTQALVEGELEIIDNLGPDNVGTVEDSDAAEIQSGQGINIGYMSFNQSRVEEFRDPQVRQAISYAIDTESIVNEVYSGIAQQADQPCPPALFGHNDDLSPYSYDPDQAQSLLEEAGYGDGFSFELTTFQNARGYNPAPLPTAETIRTNLGDIGIDVTIDERQFSDYLTYTSEGRHDASLAGWYTDNADPDNFYYVLLHPQVESPSGQDWVEWDTEDYNTSNRSAWANQEYMNLIEEAQRTTDEDERAELYHEAAQIAHDEAPWVYIDYADEVRGVRNNVSNYEVSAIGGPHLHLVELE; encoded by the coding sequence ATGCCAGATCACGCTTCCAGACGAAGCTTTCTGAAGGCGGCAGGTAGCACGACGGTCATCGCGACCGCAGCGAGCTCCCTCTCGGGGTGTCTCGGGGGCGGTGGCGACGGCGGCGGTCCGCTCCGGTACGGGCGCAGTTCACACTCGGACACCCTCGACCCGCAGAATACGACCAGCGGCGAAGTCGCGAAGGTCACGAACCAGATCTACGACGGGCTCATCGACTTCGAGCCCGGCGAGGCGGTGATCACGGAGAGCCTCGCGACCGACTGGACGATGGACGGCGAAACCGTCACGATCCAACTGCGCGAGGACGCGCAGTTCGACGACGGGACCGACTTCACCGCCGACGACTTCGTCGCGACCTACCGACGGTTCGTCGACGAGGAGTACGAGTACTACTTCGAGGAGGCCTCCGCGTACGGTCCGTTCACGCTCGGAAACTGGATCGACTCCGTCGAGGCCGACGGTGACTACACGCTGAACATCACGCTCACGCAGCAGTACGCGCCGTTCCTGCGCAACCTCGCGATGTTCGCCGCCGTCGTCCTGCCGAAAGACGGCATCGAAGGCGGCTTCGACTTCAACGCGGACGCCAACGGCACCGGTCCGTTCCAACTCGAGGAACTCGACAACTCGAACGGCCGCATCCTGCTCACCCCGAACGACAACTACTGGGGCGACGGGCCGAACGTGGACGAACTCCTGTTCCTCGAGCGTGGGGAGAACTCCACGCGTACCCAGGCCCTCGTCGAGGGCGAACTCGAGATCATCGACAACCTCGGACCCGACAACGTCGGGACGGTCGAGGACTCCGATGCCGCCGAGATCCAGTCAGGACAGGGGATCAACATCGGATACATGTCGTTCAACCAGTCCCGCGTCGAGGAGTTCCGCGATCCCCAGGTTCGACAGGCCATCAGTTACGCCATCGACACCGAATCGATCGTCAACGAGGTCTACTCCGGCATCGCCCAGCAGGCCGATCAGCCGTGCCCGCCGGCGCTGTTCGGACACAACGACGACCTCAGCCCGTACTCGTACGACCCCGACCAGGCCCAGTCACTGCTGGAGGAGGCTGGATACGGCGACGGCTTCTCCTTCGAGTTGACGACCTTCCAGAACGCACGCGGCTACAACCCGGCCCCGCTCCCGACGGCGGAGACCATCCGGACGAACCTCGGAGACATCGGCATCGACGTCACGATCGACGAGCGGCAGTTCTCGGATTACCTCACCTACACGTCCGAGGGCCGACACGACGCGTCCCTGGCCGGCTGGTACACGGACAACGCCGACCCGGACAACTTCTACTACGTCCTGCTCCACCCGCAAGTCGAGTCCCCCAGCGGACAGGACTGGGTCGAGTGGGACACGGAGGACTACAACACGTCCAATCGGAGCGCGTGGGCGAACCAGGAGTACATGAACCTCATCGAGGAAGCCCAGCGAACGACGGACGAGGACGAGCGCGCCGAACTCTATCACGAGGCGGCACAAATCGCCCACGACGAGGCGCCCTGGGTCTACATCGACTACGCCGACGAGGTCCGCGGCGTTCGCAATAATGTCAGCAATTATGAAGTGTCCGCCATCGGCGGCCCCCACCTCCACCTGGTCGAACTCGAGTAA
- a CDS encoding ABC transporter permease encodes MISKRFVVKRLLLLGPVLFGVATVVFGILHLSPGDPAVAIAGQRASPEFVEQIRSDLGLDDPLWQQYLRFLADTATLEFGESYQIRRGTDVSAILADRLPITIELAILGAIAGLLFGLPLGIVSAVKQDTLTDHLSRVGALAGISIPIYWSGPLLILLFAQILGILPTSGRIGSTHFIDSKTGFILVDTLLAGDMAAFQSAVSHLAMPVAVLGIYSMAFISRMMRSSMLEVVRQDYMRTARAKGQGAKTTIMKHGLRNAFIPVITIIGIQFGSMLGGSVLTETVFQINGIGTLLVEAINKSDYPVVQATVLVFAFMYTVVNLLVDITYSILDPRIDQ; translated from the coding sequence ATGATATCAAAGCGGTTCGTCGTCAAACGACTGCTGTTGCTCGGTCCGGTGCTGTTCGGAGTGGCGACGGTGGTCTTCGGTATCCTCCACCTCTCGCCGGGGGACCCCGCAGTCGCCATCGCGGGTCAGCGCGCAAGTCCGGAATTCGTCGAACAGATACGATCCGATCTCGGACTCGACGACCCGCTCTGGCAGCAGTACCTCCGATTCCTCGCCGACACCGCGACGCTCGAGTTTGGGGAGTCCTACCAGATCCGGCGCGGCACCGACGTCAGCGCGATCCTCGCCGACCGACTCCCCATCACCATCGAACTCGCGATTCTCGGCGCGATCGCGGGGCTGCTGTTCGGGTTGCCGCTCGGAATCGTCAGCGCCGTCAAGCAGGACACCCTGACCGATCACCTCTCCCGGGTCGGCGCGCTCGCGGGTATCAGCATCCCGATCTACTGGAGCGGCCCGCTCCTCATCCTGTTGTTCGCACAGATTCTGGGGATTCTCCCCACGAGCGGTCGCATCGGGTCGACGCACTTCATCGACTCGAAAACCGGGTTCATCCTCGTCGACACACTGCTGGCCGGCGATATGGCGGCGTTTCAGTCCGCGGTCAGTCACCTGGCCATGCCCGTCGCCGTCCTCGGTATCTACTCGATGGCCTTTATCTCTCGGATGATGCGCTCGTCGATGCTCGAGGTCGTTCGCCAGGACTACATGCGAACGGCGCGCGCGAAGGGCCAGGGCGCGAAGACGACGATCATGAAACACGGGCTCAGGAACGCGTTCATCCCCGTCATCACCATCATCGGGATCCAGTTCGGATCGATGCTCGGCGGCTCCGTGTTGACCGAGACCGTCTTCCAGATCAACGGTATCGGAACGCTGCTCGTCGAAGCCATCAACAAGAGCGACTATCCGGTAGTGCAGGCGACCGTCCTCGTGTTCGCGTTCATGTACACGGTCGTCAATCTCCTCGTCGACATCACCTACTCGATTCTCGACCCACGGATCGACCAATGA
- a CDS encoding ABC transporter permease, producing MSTETQTQSSDFERSTVERIRANPFLTELLSNRIAVVGLTIIIGMVAVAVYARFAYDLDAIVRTSFETNPTKAPPSSQFWFGTDGQARDIFPRVLYGAWYAMKFGTVTVLASTVLGITAGIVSAYYGDLTDNVIMRTMDVLLSFPSLLLALALVTIFPQSLGLWSAVAALTLVYTPRFARVVRGAALKVLEDEYIEATRALGANDLRLLVRHVLPNCLAPITVQSTLNYGLAIIDIAALSFLGFGASPGDPSWGMMLSEGVERGLFSGAWWWSFFPGLFLALTVLGFNLLGDGMRDALDPRMRDAVD from the coding sequence ATGAGCACGGAAACACAAACCCAATCGTCAGACTTCGAGCGAAGCACCGTCGAGCGCATCCGCGCGAACCCGTTCCTCACGGAGCTTCTGTCGAACCGCATCGCCGTCGTCGGCCTCACCATCATCATCGGAATGGTCGCCGTCGCCGTCTACGCCCGATTCGCGTACGACCTCGACGCCATCGTCAGAACCAGCTTCGAGACGAACCCGACGAAAGCGCCGCCGAGTAGCCAGTTCTGGTTCGGCACCGACGGGCAGGCTCGGGACATCTTCCCGCGCGTCCTGTACGGCGCGTGGTACGCGATGAAGTTCGGGACCGTGACCGTCCTCGCGTCCACGGTACTCGGCATCACCGCCGGCATCGTTTCGGCGTACTACGGCGACCTCACGGACAACGTCATCATGCGGACGATGGACGTGCTCCTGTCGTTCCCGTCGCTGCTGCTGGCGCTCGCACTCGTCACCATCTTCCCCCAGTCGCTGGGGCTGTGGAGCGCGGTCGCCGCCCTCACGCTCGTGTACACGCCGCGGTTCGCCCGCGTCGTCCGCGGCGCCGCGCTGAAAGTGCTCGAGGACGAGTACATCGAGGCGACGCGTGCGCTCGGTGCGAACGACCTGCGGCTGCTGGTTCGCCACGTCCTGCCGAACTGCCTGGCGCCGATCACCGTTCAGTCGACGCTGAACTACGGCCTTGCCATCATCGACATCGCGGCGCTGTCGTTCCTCGGGTTCGGCGCGAGCCCCGGCGATCCGTCGTGGGGGATGATGCTCTCCGAAGGCGTCGAGCGCGGCCTGTTCTCGGGCGCGTGGTGGTGGTCGTTCTTCCCCGGCCTCTTCCTCGCTCTCACCGTGCTCGGCTTCAACCTGCTCGGCGACGGGATGCGCGATGCCCTCGATCCCCGGATGCGAGATGCCGTCGACTGA
- a CDS encoding DUF7268 family protein, whose product MPSTDSDDRVPRAALGHTRRLVIAAARWAAVGAALGVAVSLGLLLVWTPRAATDTAFALGALVLGFGVTAWSAAVGLGRTIEGMQDHLDVSSGWTEAGAREAFFVLSWTGAGWVVAAAASSIALGV is encoded by the coding sequence ATGCCGTCGACTGATTCCGACGACCGCGTCCCGAGGGCCGCCCTCGGGCACACCCGCCGACTCGTGATCGCTGCCGCCCGCTGGGCGGCCGTCGGAGCCGCGCTCGGAGTGGCCGTCTCGCTGGGCCTACTGCTGGTCTGGACGCCGCGAGCCGCGACCGACACGGCGTTTGCGCTCGGCGCGCTCGTCCTCGGGTTCGGCGTCACCGCGTGGTCGGCGGCGGTCGGCCTCGGACGAACCATCGAAGGGATGCAGGATCACCTCGACGTAAGTTCCGGCTGGACGGAGGCCGGCGCTCGCGAGGCGTTTTTCGTGCTGTCGTGGACGGGCGCGGGCTGGGTCGTCGCCGCGGCCGCCAGTTCGATCGCGCTCGGCGTCTGA
- a CDS encoding biotin--[acetyl-CoA-carboxylase] ligase — MNETRRAILEALSGGPVSGPELAADLDVSRAAVWKHIEALRESNFDIESGPTGYELADVTAYNAPAIEFGLEAPFSIEYHDAVGSTNDRARQLAAEGAANVAVVAGEQTGGRGRLEREWTAPVGGVWVSIVTRPTITTAQAPLYTLAAAVATATVAREAGVDAGIKWPNDVVVPVGDDGDYRKLAGILTEMEGQPDRVDWVVPGIGVNANIDAADLPAGATSIREEAGDVDRRRFVQRLLEEFERYRTDIEAVVPAWRDLALTLGQRVRVDRPSGELVGEAVDITEFGALEVETDDGRVTVSAGDCEHLRPV; from the coding sequence ATGAACGAGACGCGACGGGCGATCCTCGAGGCGCTCTCGGGCGGGCCGGTGTCGGGGCCCGAGCTGGCAGCCGACCTCGACGTCTCGCGGGCGGCCGTCTGGAAGCACATCGAGGCGCTGCGCGAGTCGAACTTCGACATCGAGAGCGGACCGACCGGCTACGAACTCGCCGACGTCACGGCGTACAACGCTCCGGCGATCGAATTCGGACTCGAGGCGCCGTTTTCGATCGAGTATCACGACGCCGTCGGTAGCACGAACGATCGTGCGCGTCAGCTGGCGGCAGAGGGCGCAGCGAACGTGGCCGTCGTCGCCGGCGAGCAGACCGGCGGGCGCGGTCGCCTCGAGCGCGAGTGGACCGCGCCGGTCGGCGGGGTCTGGGTGAGCATCGTCACTCGACCGACGATCACGACCGCACAGGCGCCGCTGTACACGCTCGCGGCGGCGGTCGCGACGGCGACGGTCGCTCGAGAGGCCGGCGTCGACGCCGGGATCAAGTGGCCGAACGACGTGGTCGTCCCGGTCGGGGACGACGGCGACTATCGAAAACTCGCGGGAATCCTCACGGAGATGGAGGGACAGCCGGATCGGGTCGATTGGGTCGTCCCCGGCATCGGCGTCAACGCCAACATCGACGCCGCCGACCTCCCGGCGGGCGCGACGAGTATCCGCGAGGAGGCGGGCGACGTCGATCGTCGACGCTTCGTCCAGCGACTTCTCGAGGAGTTCGAGCGCTATCGGACCGATATCGAGGCCGTGGTCCCCGCCTGGCGCGACCTGGCGCTGACGCTCGGCCAGCGCGTCAGGGTCGATCGCCCGTCCGGCGAACTCGTCGGAGAGGCGGTCGACATCACGGAGTTCGGCGCGCTCGAGGTCGAGACCGACGACGGGCGGGTGACGGTTTCTGCGGGAGACTGTGAACACTTGCGGCCGGTCTGA
- a CDS encoding acyl-CoA dehydrogenase family protein codes for MSFQLTAEQQAIRDAVREFGEAEIRPVAEEYEADQRYPSDLLAKAAELDFVAPHVPESYGGAGMGPISTLIVTEELWRADPGIGGSISAADFGTGMLVEYGDERQCEEWLPKITAGETPIATGISEPAHGSNVAGMETRATKDGDEWVIDGRKMWITNGSVADVTIIMAKTSPENGHGGITAFLTPTDVDGYEATRITNKLGIEAQDTAEIVLDGLRVPERNVVGEIDRGFYQLMRFFASARADVAAQAVGVARAALEDSIAYATEREQFDRRISEFQAIRHQIAEMATSVEAARSLAYRAGAALESGDEGRATRLASMAKLFASERAVDVTDEALQVHGGAGYVSDHSVERFYRDARITKIYDGTSEIQKNIIAGHLL; via the coding sequence ATGTCATTCCAGCTCACTGCGGAACAACAGGCAATTCGAGACGCGGTCCGGGAGTTCGGGGAGGCCGAGATCCGACCCGTCGCTGAGGAGTACGAGGCCGACCAGCGATATCCCTCTGATCTCCTGGCGAAAGCGGCCGAACTCGACTTCGTGGCACCGCACGTTCCGGAATCGTACGGCGGTGCCGGGATGGGCCCGATTTCGACGCTGATCGTCACGGAGGAGCTCTGGCGCGCGGATCCGGGAATCGGTGGCTCGATTTCGGCAGCGGATTTCGGTACCGGAATGCTCGTCGAGTACGGTGACGAGCGCCAGTGCGAGGAGTGGTTGCCGAAGATTACCGCCGGCGAGACCCCGATCGCGACCGGTATCTCGGAGCCCGCGCACGGGTCGAACGTGGCGGGGATGGAGACTCGTGCGACGAAAGATGGCGACGAGTGGGTGATCGACGGTCGGAAGATGTGGATCACGAACGGCAGCGTGGCCGACGTGACGATTATCATGGCCAAAACGTCGCCCGAGAACGGGCACGGTGGTATCACCGCCTTCCTCACGCCCACTGACGTCGACGGCTACGAGGCGACGAGGATCACGAACAAACTCGGGATCGAAGCGCAGGACACCGCAGAGATCGTCCTCGACGGACTCCGCGTCCCCGAACGTAACGTCGTTGGCGAGATCGACCGGGGCTTCTATCAGTTAATGCGGTTTTTTGCGAGTGCGCGTGCCGACGTGGCGGCTCAGGCGGTCGGCGTCGCACGGGCGGCTCTCGAGGATTCGATCGCCTACGCCACCGAGCGCGAGCAGTTCGATCGACGGATTTCGGAGTTCCAGGCGATACGCCACCAGATCGCGGAGATGGCAACCAGCGTGGAAGCAGCGCGTTCGCTCGCGTACCGCGCCGGGGCCGCCCTCGAGTCGGGCGACGAGGGCCGTGCGACGCGGCTGGCCTCGATGGCGAAGCTGTTCGCGAGTGAGCGTGCGGTCGACGTCACCGACGAAGCACTGCAGGTACACGGCGGTGCGGGATACGTCTCGGATCACTCGGTCGAACGCTTCTACCGCGACGCTCGGATCACGAAGATCTACGACGGGACGAGCGAAATACAGAAGAACATCATCGCCGGTCACCTTCTCTGA
- a CDS encoding tyrosine--tRNA ligase: MDAYELITRNAEEVVTDEEVRDLAAEPAGKRVYVGYEPSGVLHLGHLLTANKLIDLQDAGLDVVILLADVHAYLNGKGTFEEIRDTAEQMKAQFLAYGLEEETTEFVYGSEFQLDEDYVLDLHTLEVETTMNRAQRAMAEIQGGETAKVSHLVYPLMQTLDIEYLDLDLAVGGLDQRKVHMLAREKLPELGYEVRPALHTPIIADLTSGDGKMSSSEGVTISMEDSTEDIEEKVNAAFCPPTRDPEGDLENPVLELFEYHVFPRFDEVVVERPEKYGGDLTYDAYDELAADLESGELHPADAKGTLASALDELIAPGRETLRELRE, translated from the coding sequence ATGGACGCCTACGAGTTGATCACGCGAAACGCCGAGGAGGTCGTTACCGACGAGGAGGTCCGCGACCTCGCGGCGGAGCCCGCGGGGAAACGGGTCTACGTCGGTTACGAGCCCTCCGGCGTACTCCACCTGGGCCACTTGCTGACGGCGAACAAGCTCATCGATCTCCAGGACGCCGGACTGGACGTCGTTATTCTGCTGGCGGACGTCCACGCCTACCTCAACGGGAAGGGGACGTTCGAGGAGATTCGCGACACCGCCGAGCAGATGAAAGCCCAGTTCCTCGCGTACGGTCTCGAGGAAGAGACCACGGAGTTCGTCTACGGCTCCGAGTTCCAACTCGACGAGGACTACGTGCTCGACCTCCACACTCTCGAAGTCGAGACGACGATGAATCGCGCCCAGCGCGCGATGGCGGAGATTCAGGGCGGCGAGACGGCCAAGGTGAGTCACCTCGTCTACCCGCTGATGCAGACGCTGGACATCGAGTATCTCGATCTCGATCTGGCCGTCGGCGGGTTGGACCAGCGCAAGGTTCACATGCTCGCCCGCGAGAAGCTCCCCGAACTCGGGTACGAGGTTCGGCCGGCCCTTCACACGCCCATCATCGCTGACCTCACCAGCGGCGACGGGAAGATGTCCTCGAGCGAGGGCGTCACCATCTCGATGGAGGACTCCACCGAGGACATCGAAGAGAAGGTCAACGCGGCCTTTTGCCCGCCGACCCGCGATCCGGAGGGCGACCTCGAGAACCCCGTCCTCGAACTCTTCGAGTACCACGTCTTCCCGCGCTTCGACGAGGTCGTCGTCGAGCGGCCCGAGAAGTACGGCGGCGACCTGACCTACGATGCGTACGACGAACTGGCCGCGGACCTCGAGTCGGGCGAACTCCACCCCGCGGACGCGAAGGGAACGCTCGCGAGCGCTCTCGACGAACTGATCGCCCCGGGTCGAGAGACGTTGCGCGAACTGCGAGAGTGA
- a CDS encoding 4-phosphopantoate--beta-alanine ligase: MSDYDTVSADVEHEEEIPEDHPRYQDLLTRHRIEAGVEKGITHLQGMHAEGRGSAFDYLLGEETIPSADDAERAAAAHLLLADRPVLSINGNVAALVPGEMVDLAAATSADLEVNLFNRTPERIEAIADHLREHGADEVKGLEADAHIPNLDHERSKVDADGIYEADVVLVPLEDGDRAEALDEMGKTEIVIDLNPLSRSPQVADVPIVDNIIRAVPNVTEHARELADVDEADLEAIVADFDRDRALENAEERIRSGDL, translated from the coding sequence GTGAGCGATTACGACACCGTCTCCGCCGACGTCGAGCACGAAGAGGAGATCCCGGAGGACCATCCCAGATACCAGGACCTGCTCACCCGCCATCGAATCGAGGCGGGCGTCGAGAAGGGAATCACGCACCTCCAGGGGATGCACGCCGAGGGTCGGGGCAGCGCGTTCGACTACCTGCTGGGCGAGGAGACCATCCCCAGCGCCGACGACGCAGAACGAGCGGCCGCAGCCCACCTCCTCCTCGCGGACCGTCCCGTCCTCTCGATCAACGGCAACGTCGCGGCGCTGGTTCCCGGCGAGATGGTCGACCTCGCCGCTGCCACGAGCGCCGACCTCGAGGTAAATCTCTTCAATCGGACTCCCGAGCGGATCGAGGCCATCGCCGACCACCTGCGCGAGCACGGCGCGGACGAGGTGAAAGGACTCGAGGCCGACGCTCACATCCCGAATCTGGACCACGAACGGTCGAAGGTCGACGCCGACGGAATCTACGAGGCGGACGTGGTACTCGTCCCGCTCGAGGACGGCGATCGCGCCGAGGCGCTAGACGAGATGGGCAAGACCGAGATCGTGATCGACCTCAACCCGCTGTCGCGCTCGCCGCAGGTGGCCGACGTGCCGATCGTCGACAACATCATCCGTGCGGTGCCGAACGTGACCGAGCACGCCCGGGAACTGGCCGACGTCGACGAGGCCGACCTCGAGGCGATCGTCGCGGACTTCGACCGGGACCGCGCGCTCGAGAACGCCGAAGAGCGGATCCGGTCGGGCGACCTCTGA
- a CDS encoding class I SAM-dependent methyltransferase yields the protein MATQQREQRGDTPNGDDSTDDGYEDHLERSRTVWDRWSDHYTMSENDFEPIRERAIDRLALEPGDRVLEVGCGPGVNFERVRGEIGADGELVAVDYSPGMLANARERVEGRGWENVRLRRADATTAEFDEPFDAALATLSLSVMPDVRRATKTVYRSLVPGGRAAVVDVRPVPSGPARVLNPLIWRFFRWYANWNPDGDVTASIAAVFDDFEIVDTALAGTAYAAICTKRNGD from the coding sequence ATGGCCACACAACAGCGGGAGCAACGCGGGGACACGCCGAACGGCGACGACTCGACCGACGATGGGTACGAGGACCACCTCGAGCGCAGTCGGACGGTGTGGGATCGCTGGAGCGACCACTACACGATGAGCGAGAACGATTTCGAACCGATCCGCGAGCGGGCGATCGATCGACTGGCCCTCGAACCCGGAGATCGCGTGCTCGAGGTCGGCTGCGGTCCGGGCGTTAACTTCGAGCGAGTGCGTGGCGAAATCGGCGCGGACGGCGAACTCGTCGCCGTCGATTACAGCCCGGGAATGCTCGCAAACGCGCGAGAGCGGGTCGAGGGTCGCGGCTGGGAGAACGTTCGGCTGCGACGAGCCGACGCGACGACGGCCGAGTTCGACGAGCCGTTCGATGCGGCACTCGCGACGCTTTCTCTCTCCGTCATGCCCGACGTCCGCCGTGCCACGAAGACCGTTTACCGGTCGCTGGTCCCCGGCGGACGGGCCGCGGTCGTCGACGTCCGGCCGGTTCCGAGCGGTCCCGCTCGAGTCTTGAACCCCCTCATCTGGCGGTTCTTTCGCTGGTATGCGAACTGGAACCCCGACGGCGATGTCACGGCGTCGATCGCCGCCGTCTTCGACGACTTCGAGATCGTCGACACCGCCTTGGCCGGCACCGCGTACGCGGCGATCTGTACGAAACGAAACGGGGACTGA
- a CDS encoding helix-turn-helix domain-containing protein — translation MKSMRLELAFTRETTPPIHDGICSSPDLDREIIVGGQAVDGVETITSFVYGDPETYEALLLEHEPVVEYDMTPSEDGFFLYLRRELQSEGLSLLNALSQDTVVVVPPIEIRSDRSVRMTIVGCAADLTGVVDDLSADVTVDVRWVSDDVTVTETPVSDRQLTALQAARNVGFYEIPRREGIEAVADELGCAVSTASELVRRGEANAVERVLEGGP, via the coding sequence ATGAAATCGATGCGTCTCGAACTCGCGTTCACGAGAGAGACGACGCCTCCGATACACGACGGCATCTGTTCGTCCCCGGATCTCGATCGCGAGATCATCGTCGGCGGGCAAGCGGTGGACGGCGTGGAGACGATAACCTCGTTCGTCTACGGCGACCCTGAGACCTACGAGGCGCTGTTGCTCGAGCACGAACCGGTCGTCGAGTACGACATGACGCCGTCCGAGGACGGGTTCTTTCTGTATCTCCGTCGCGAACTCCAGTCCGAGGGGCTGTCGTTGCTGAACGCGCTCTCTCAGGACACCGTCGTGGTCGTGCCGCCGATCGAGATCCGGTCCGATCGGTCGGTTCGGATGACGATCGTCGGCTGTGCGGCGGATCTAACCGGCGTCGTCGACGACCTCTCCGCGGACGTGACGGTCGACGTCCGCTGGGTGAGCGACGACGTAACGGTTACCGAGACGCCCGTTTCCGATCGACAGTTGACAGCGCTCCAGGCCGCCCGAAACGTCGGATTCTACGAAATCCCCCGGCGGGAGGGGATCGAGGCCGTCGCGGACGAACTCGGGTGTGCCGTCTCGACCGCCTCGGAACTGGTCCGTCGCGGCGAAGCGAACGCGGTCGAACGAGTGCTCGAGGGAGGGCCGTAG
- a CDS encoding DUF7139 domain-containing protein, with the protein MASRTDIHQSLFQLYEHYVGEPDSSKDVYGYWLFIVGYIVGAAGVATFVVGYAGEANSYTLIKISGITAATGLAFCLFGIVLMLPVRKRGIQASFVGLLVSFAGVGFFGWAYPYNWRALGTDYSVEVISVYTFGIGIVAGVTALVPVLTGQRGMFVEEEGQTEDPPILTGDAMESAQFAVFRDENGDWKWHVLHLEALSQSNESAVTRPDATEGIECVKSQISSAGLMELTTSAFRLYEDRDGTWQWTLAREDGSIVGACAGEFDRRDGAEESVSFLKDRGPEADVIEIEVVRQLAPMAGRVDFDVASFELVADEDDRWRWRLIDEDGRTVATGSEAHETSDDAREALADVRELIESASILEIDSVSFELHTDEDGWVWQLIDGFGSTMAESTQTYETRTAAREAMNDVKAQAPEGWITFTE; encoded by the coding sequence ATGGCTTCACGAACTGACATTCACCAAAGCTTGTTTCAGTTGTACGAACACTACGTCGGTGAACCCGACTCGAGCAAGGACGTGTACGGCTATTGGCTGTTCATCGTCGGGTACATCGTCGGGGCAGCCGGCGTCGCAACCTTCGTCGTCGGATACGCGGGCGAAGCGAACTCCTACACGCTGATCAAGATTTCCGGTATCACGGCGGCGACTGGGCTCGCGTTTTGCCTGTTCGGTATCGTACTGATGTTGCCGGTGCGAAAGCGAGGGATCCAGGCCAGTTTCGTCGGCCTGCTCGTCTCGTTTGCGGGCGTGGGGTTCTTCGGGTGGGCCTACCCGTACAACTGGCGAGCCCTCGGGACGGACTACAGCGTGGAAGTAATTTCCGTCTACACGTTCGGGATCGGGATCGTCGCGGGGGTCACGGCTCTCGTTCCCGTCCTCACGGGACAGCGAGGGATGTTCGTCGAGGAGGAAGGACAGACCGAGGACCCGCCGATTCTCACCGGCGATGCCATGGAAAGCGCTCAGTTCGCCGTCTTCCGGGACGAGAACGGCGACTGGAAGTGGCACGTGCTTCACCTCGAGGCGCTGTCACAGAGCAACGAAAGTGCGGTGACGCGGCCGGACGCCACGGAGGGCATCGAGTGCGTCAAGTCCCAGATCAGCTCCGCTGGCCTGATGGAGCTGACGACGTCGGCGTTCCGGCTCTACGAGGACCGCGACGGAACGTGGCAGTGGACGCTCGCGCGCGAAGACGGTTCGATCGTCGGCGCCTGTGCCGGCGAGTTCGACCGGCGCGACGGTGCCGAGGAGTCGGTGAGCTTCCTGAAGGATCGCGGCCCCGAAGCCGACGTGATCGAGATCGAGGTCGTCCGCCAGCTCGCACCGATGGCCGGCCGGGTGGACTTCGACGTCGCCTCGTTCGAACTCGTCGCCGACGAGGACGACCGCTGGCGCTGGCGGCTCATCGACGAAGACGGCCGGACCGTCGCGACCGGGTCGGAGGCACACGAGACGTCCGACGACGCCCGCGAGGCCTTGGCGGACGTGCGCGAGCTAATCGAGTCGGCGAGCATCCTCGAGATCGACAGCGTCTCGTTCGAACTCCACACCGACGAAGACGGCTGGGTCTGGCAGCTGATCGACGGGTTCGGGTCCACGATGGCAGAGAGCACGCAGACCTACGAGACCCGGACCGCCGCCCGGGAGGCGATGAACGACGTGAAGGCACAGGCGCCCGAAGGCTGGATCACGTTCACGGAGTAA